A part of Myxococcales bacterium genomic DNA contains:
- a CDS encoding zinc-ribbon domain-containing protein, giving the protein MLRVECESCKAPYQVDERRIPATGLKMRCPKCTHTFVVMAGSGEPVPPPDPHARPSPNSPVPAPAAAAAQNRKMQATMLGVGSGISKPPPAKKAEPPPRGDAPRDSEIGLPIAKGLGAKASDDVGLPATREPESASLPAAKKAAPPLPSPRVGPPPAPKVTAPALPRSAAKAPASAEAPVSFGELGLDFPVPKITPVGLALDLPAAKPKDDLPATAKPKADLPAVKANDLPAPKVANDLPAAKPGSQLPAIKKPTELPVRQVKDLPPPKANEADFGEIDLPSLGGDLPAPTAPAGNLPQVAANLPAVAATLPTVADALPAAAIELPSAANALPSPAQSLPTSKKTPAPMAAAAAQSAAPKPPAPAEKEEFISVPPDPMDAPPEEDFGELDLPPAKGDDGKAPAFGDLSFGDLDLPPPPPLEMISVPPAAAPPPRMGSLPPDDGGGLGFGEVELATAPSAEPIETEEAAFGVAGDGAEAGEEALPGASSDEQVIPTAAAVAPPKERPQPVKRGPGRKIALGLFALAVAGGGALELTNFGAFGRNVITDTLKAGDYERRVQEVGVASRRGLGSDLYADARSAADRAAAAHQEMPRARALTAYAAIVECEYQLRFGASADRVPRVKQWLAELAATPDTKYLPAALAAQQALGADIDKASKALEAVSKREATDPVQEDIAVLRGELALLASDGKAALEAFNKAQTFSKTARVEFGRARAFAVSRELDAAKKSIEETLKLSPKHADARILRASLAWAQKNEAPALADLAAVLEGEAKDAGSPRANASAHALRGWIHVGRGRSAEARASFEAALKLDSRNVSALVGQGEVLYSDGRYTEALTRFETAVQTDPNSVLAIVSAAKAKLPLERLQDAKTQVAAARAKFPKDWRVAYWLGRAELALGNKAVAEKEFISAVDLVDREDADAVQPYVSLAMLYGGQGKAKEANLRLAEAKSKLPDTATLRRALGDMAAQQGDYDGAVAHFRAALEKDGADLSTRFRLAVTLRRMRKMADASAEFDKIVAVDKDYPGLALERGLLYEESGDMDKALEQFQGALAKAPDDLDLMLRVGATYAAIGRPGDAVPILRKVLEKRGLSAEANHYLGRALFLQPSGPAQVEAMRFLKRAVELDGNRAEYHLYVGWAANNAIPAKLDVARESVEKALAIDKLLADAYWQRGVVGRKQGVLDDAIADLKRAIELKPSRIDAYAALAECYEDKNDTAQAFANWQKAIAADATKPAWRYRFGKLLFERNNMGEASKHLLFAADEGEKAEPRPGWLASAEFLAGEVLKKSGKKAEAIERYKKFMEIAPTNSPERKEATQALTELGVPPKR; this is encoded by the coding sequence ATGCTTAGGGTCGAGTGCGAGTCGTGCAAGGCGCCGTATCAAGTGGACGAGCGCCGTATTCCGGCGACAGGCCTCAAGATGCGCTGCCCGAAGTGTACCCACACGTTCGTGGTGATGGCTGGCTCCGGCGAGCCCGTGCCGCCGCCCGATCCGCATGCCCGGCCTTCGCCCAACAGTCCCGTCCCCGCACCAGCGGCCGCCGCGGCTCAGAATCGCAAGATGCAGGCGACGATGCTCGGCGTCGGCAGTGGCATCTCGAAGCCGCCGCCCGCGAAGAAGGCTGAGCCGCCGCCACGCGGCGATGCCCCGCGCGACTCGGAGATCGGTCTGCCTATCGCAAAGGGCCTCGGTGCCAAGGCGTCCGACGACGTTGGCCTCCCTGCCACGCGCGAGCCGGAATCGGCCAGCCTTCCTGCCGCGAAGAAGGCCGCGCCGCCCTTGCCGTCGCCACGTGTCGGGCCGCCGCCCGCGCCAAAGGTGACCGCGCCGGCGTTGCCGCGGTCGGCCGCCAAAGCGCCCGCGTCTGCCGAGGCGCCCGTTTCATTCGGCGAGCTCGGCCTCGACTTTCCCGTTCCGAAGATCACGCCCGTCGGCCTCGCGCTCGACCTTCCGGCGGCGAAGCCAAAGGACGATCTGCCGGCGACCGCGAAGCCCAAGGCCGACCTTCCGGCGGTCAAGGCCAACGACCTGCCCGCTCCGAAGGTCGCCAACGATCTTCCCGCCGCGAAGCCAGGCAGCCAGCTCCCCGCCATCAAGAAGCCGACCGAACTGCCGGTCCGCCAGGTCAAAGACCTTCCGCCGCCCAAGGCGAACGAGGCCGACTTTGGCGAGATCGATCTGCCCTCGCTCGGGGGCGATCTTCCCGCGCCGACCGCGCCCGCGGGAAACCTCCCTCAAGTGGCCGCGAACCTGCCCGCGGTCGCTGCGACCTTGCCTACCGTCGCCGACGCGCTCCCGGCTGCCGCCATTGAGCTTCCCTCGGCCGCAAACGCGCTGCCATCGCCCGCGCAGAGCCTCCCCACTTCGAAGAAGACGCCGGCTCCGATGGCCGCCGCGGCCGCGCAGAGCGCCGCCCCGAAGCCTCCCGCGCCCGCCGAGAAGGAAGAGTTCATCTCCGTTCCGCCGGACCCCATGGACGCGCCGCCGGAAGAAGACTTCGGCGAGCTCGACCTTCCGCCGGCCAAGGGCGATGACGGGAAAGCCCCCGCGTTCGGGGATCTCTCTTTCGGCGATCTCGACCTGCCTCCGCCTCCGCCGCTCGAAATGATCAGCGTCCCGCCCGCCGCCGCTCCGCCGCCGCGCATGGGCTCGCTCCCGCCCGACGACGGTGGCGGGCTCGGCTTCGGCGAGGTCGAGCTCGCGACGGCGCCAAGCGCCGAGCCCATCGAAACGGAGGAGGCTGCGTTTGGCGTTGCAGGGGACGGTGCTGAAGCCGGCGAGGAGGCGCTACCGGGCGCGTCGTCAGACGAACAGGTCATTCCGACGGCGGCGGCCGTTGCGCCGCCAAAGGAGCGGCCGCAACCGGTCAAGCGCGGCCCCGGCCGAAAGATCGCCCTCGGACTCTTTGCGCTCGCGGTCGCAGGCGGTGGGGCCCTGGAGCTCACGAACTTCGGTGCCTTTGGCCGCAACGTCATCACCGACACGCTGAAGGCTGGCGACTACGAGCGTCGCGTGCAGGAGGTCGGCGTCGCTTCGCGTCGTGGCCTCGGCAGCGACCTCTACGCCGACGCGCGCAGCGCCGCCGACCGCGCCGCCGCCGCGCATCAAGAGATGCCTCGCGCTCGCGCGCTCACCGCCTACGCCGCCATCGTGGAGTGCGAGTACCAGCTCCGCTTCGGCGCATCCGCCGACCGCGTGCCTCGCGTAAAGCAGTGGCTCGCGGAGCTCGCGGCCACGCCCGATACGAAATACCTCCCCGCTGCCTTGGCGGCGCAGCAGGCCCTCGGCGCAGACATCGACAAGGCGAGCAAGGCCCTCGAAGCCGTCAGCAAGCGCGAGGCCACCGATCCGGTGCAAGAGGACATCGCCGTCTTGCGCGGCGAGCTCGCGCTCTTGGCGAGCGACGGAAAGGCCGCCCTCGAGGCCTTCAACAAGGCGCAGACGTTCTCGAAGACCGCTCGCGTGGAGTTCGGGCGCGCGCGCGCCTTCGCGGTGTCACGCGAGCTTGATGCGGCCAAGAAGTCCATCGAAGAGACGCTGAAGCTTTCGCCGAAACACGCCGACGCGCGCATCTTGCGGGCCTCGTTGGCGTGGGCGCAGAAGAACGAAGCGCCGGCCTTGGCGGATCTCGCCGCGGTGCTTGAGGGAGAGGCCAAGGACGCCGGGTCGCCTCGCGCGAACGCGTCGGCTCACGCCCTCCGCGGATGGATCCACGTCGGGCGTGGTCGCTCGGCGGAAGCGCGCGCGTCCTTCGAGGCGGCGCTGAAGCTCGATAGCCGCAACGTCTCGGCGCTGGTGGGGCAAGGCGAAGTGCTCTACAGCGACGGTCGCTACACCGAGGCGCTTACGCGCTTCGAGACCGCGGTGCAGACCGATCCGAACAGCGTGCTCGCCATCGTGAGCGCCGCCAAGGCGAAGCTTCCGCTGGAACGCTTGCAGGATGCAAAGACGCAGGTCGCCGCGGCGCGCGCCAAGTTCCCAAAGGATTGGCGCGTGGCCTATTGGCTCGGTCGCGCCGAGCTGGCCCTCGGCAACAAGGCCGTCGCCGAGAAGGAGTTCATCAGCGCAGTCGATCTCGTGGACCGGGAAGACGCGGACGCCGTGCAGCCGTACGTGAGCTTGGCGATGCTCTACGGCGGGCAGGGCAAGGCGAAGGAAGCCAACCTGCGGCTCGCCGAGGCCAAGAGCAAGCTGCCCGACACGGCGACGCTGCGCCGCGCCCTCGGCGACATGGCGGCGCAACAGGGCGACTACGACGGCGCCGTCGCGCACTTCCGCGCCGCGCTGGAAAAAGATGGGGCCGACCTCAGCACGCGCTTCCGGTTGGCGGTCACGTTGCGCCGCATGCGCAAGATGGCCGACGCCAGCGCCGAGTTCGACAAGATCGTCGCTGTCGACAAGGACTACCCGGGCCTCGCGCTCGAGCGCGGCCTTCTGTACGAAGAGTCGGGCGACATGGATAAGGCTCTCGAGCAGTTTCAAGGAGCGCTCGCCAAAGCCCCCGACGATCTCGACCTCATGCTTCGCGTGGGCGCCACCTACGCGGCCATCGGCCGGCCCGGCGATGCTGTGCCGATCCTGCGCAAGGTGCTCGAGAAGCGCGGTCTCTCGGCGGAGGCGAACCACTACCTCGGCCGAGCCCTCTTCCTTCAGCCGTCGGGCCCTGCGCAGGTCGAGGCGATGCGCTTCTTGAAGCGCGCCGTCGAGCTCGACGGCAACCGCGCCGAATATCACCTCTACGTGGGTTGGGCCGCGAACAACGCCATCCCCGCCAAGCTCGACGTGGCGCGCGAGTCGGTCGAGAAGGCCCTCGCCATCGACAAGCTCCTCGCCGACGCCTACTGGCAACGGGGCGTCGTCGGTCGCAAGCAAGGTGTTCTCGACGACGCCATCGCCGATCTCAAACGCGCCATCGAGCTAAAGCCCTCGCGCATCGACGCTTACGCGGCGCTCGCCGAGTGTTACGAAGACAAGAACGACACCGCGCAAGCCTTCGCGAACTGGCAGAAGGCCATTGCCGCCGACGCTACCAAGCCCGCGTGGCGTTACCGCTTCGGCAAGCTCCTCTTCGAACGAAACAACATGGGCGAGGCCTCGAAGCACCTGCTCTTTGCGGCCGACGAAGGCGAAAAGGCGGAGCCGCGGCCCGGCTGGCTCGCCTCGGCGGAGTTCCTCGCCGGCGAGGTGCTCAAGAAGTCCGGCAAGAAGGCCGAGGCCATCGAGCGCTACAAGAAGTTCATGGAGATCGCGCCGACCAACTCGCCGGAGCGCAAGGAAGCCACGCAAGCGCTCACGGAGCTCGGGGTTCCGCCGAAGCGCTGA